In Electrophorus electricus isolate fEleEle1 chromosome 6, fEleEle1.pri, whole genome shotgun sequence, a single genomic region encodes these proteins:
- the tlcd5b gene encoding TLC domain-containing protein 5: MPLFLVETSCSLIAWILLYVLLCYVNGGRSSEWNCRLVTLLHGILIVAVTAYICFIDGPWPFTHAGMENTPLQILALLLSLGYFLFDMAWCLYFCSEGPVMLAHHTLSILGLVAALGTGRSGIETCAVLFGGEITNPLLQARWFLRQTGHHESCAGDAVDLLFVVLFTSVRVGVGSCMLCCELVSPRPRLLMKFGGVAMYTLSWVFMVDVARFACRKTRARYRQWQEWRKVSSANRCAGE; encoded by the exons ATGCCACTTTTCCTGGTGGAGACGAGCTGTAGCCTGATTGCCTGGATCCTTCTATATGTGCTCCTGTGTTACGTGAACGGGGGACGGAGCTCTGAGTGGAACTGCCGGCTGGTCACTCTGCTCCATGGCATCCTCATCGTAGCTGTCACTGCTTACATCTGCTTCATCGATGGCCCGTGGCCATTCACACACGCAG GCATGGAGAACACACCTCTCCAGATCCTCGCCCTGCTCCTCAGCCTGGGCTACTTCCTCTTCGACATGGCCTGGTGCTTGTACTTCTGTTCCGAAGGCCCCGTGATGCTGGCCCACCACACTCTCAGTATCCTGGGTCTCGTGGCCGCTCTGGGGACAGGCCGGTCGGGAATCGAGACGTGTGCCGTCCTGTTCGGCGGCGAGATCACCAACCCACTCCTGCAGGCACGCTGGTTTCTTAGGCAAACGGGCCACCACGAGAGCTGCGCTGGTGATGCGGTTGACCTACTCTTCGTCGTGCTCTTCACCAGCGTGCGAGTCGGCGTCGGCAGCTGTATGCTCTGCTGTGAGCTGGTCTCCCCGAGACCTCGACTGCTGATGAAGTTTGGTGGGGTGGCCATGTACACCCTCTCCTGGGTCTTCATGGTGGATGTAGCGCGATTCGCTTGCCGAAAGACTCGCGCCAGGTACAGGCAGTGGCAGGAGTGGCGGAAGGTCAGCAGTGCTAATAGATGTGCTGGGGAGTGA